One Equus caballus isolate H_3958 breed thoroughbred chromosome 14, TB-T2T, whole genome shotgun sequence DNA segment encodes these proteins:
- the LOC102149262 gene encoding progesterone receptor-like: MRIQALIESNYFAKFNIHVVNSFQRNNRKALKPLLQNLAGHSGSLIPEDPPRIRRALVQATADPGTLARASTSEGAEARRPPRLSSRPERSDNSPTCSATEADRLAEPTGLLREAGAPGGRGWCRAPGSAPPPLSNRPRRRAGWEKRRRPASWLRWGTRAAGGGCRGGCGATPALPEGSGGLDKPVSERGLGLPRAPGAAVSRGREAQQQRRPRRGGQRPHLAPAGGAELGGPTGAPAVGRNRDPKRVSPEPDHPAPVEARARNWEPRALRIGSDCGLVVIPERNLGLRTPPESSLHARSSPLLSTPPAAGTVLPDPRRPGHFRRARGREGGSGARRRRKPPDPSSGRAALRGGIAAVGTPAAVLWVRQRGQDSPSSRAGMPQSEPVCPPARSRPLRVRKPLDRAQRPAERRAWG; the protein is encoded by the exons ATGCGGATTCAAGCGCTAATCGAAAGTAATTACTTTGCAAAGTTTAATATCCACGTCGTCAATTCCTTTCAAAGGAATAATCGCAAAGCACTGAAGCCCCTGTTACAGAACCTGGCTGGTCACTCAGGTTCTCTGATCCCTGAAGACCCACCCCGAATACGACGAGCGCTGGTTCAGGCCACAG CTGACCCGGGCACATTGGCTCGGGCAAGCACCTCAGAGGGAGCAGAAGCCCGGCGGCCGCCCAGGCTCAGCAGCCGCCCCGAGCGCTCTGACAATTCACCGACCTGCTCAGCGACTGAGGCAGATCGCCTGGCTGAGCCGACCGGGCTCCTGAGGGAGGCGGG ggccccgggcggccgcggGTGGTGCCGAGCACCCGGTTCCGCCCCGCCGCCGCTGTCCAATCGCCCGCGGCGGAGGGCTGGCTGGGAGAAGCGCCGGCGGCCGGCAAGTTGGCTGCGGTGGGGAACCCGGGCTGCGGGCGGGGGGTGTCGGGGCGGCTGCGGCGCGACCCCGGCGCTGCCGGAGGGAAGTGGCGGCCTGGACAAGCCCGTGAGTGAGAGAGGCCTGGGGCTGCCCAGAGCCCCCGGAGCCGCCGTGTCCCGTGGGCGAGAAGCCCAACAGCAGCGCCGGCCGAGACGGGGTGGACAACGCCCACACCTGGCGCCCGCAGGAGGCGCGGAGCTGGGCGGCCCTACAGGAGCCCCCGCAGTCGGAAGAAACCGAGACCCAAAGAGGGTGAGTCCCGAGCCAGATCACCCAGCACCGGTGGAGGCCCGGGCCCGGAATTGGGAGCCCCGAGCTCTCCGGATAGGTTCTGATTGCGGTCTGGTGGTGATCCCCGAAAGAAACCTCGGACTCCGCACACCTCCGGAAAGTTCCTTGCACGCCCGCTCCTCCCCCCTGCTCTCTACACCCCCGGCAGCGGGGACCGTGCTTCCCGACCCCAGGCGCCCCGGGCACTTTCGCAGAGCCAGGGGGCGAGAGGGCGGCTCGGGCGCTCGACGACGCCGGAAACCGCCAGACCCTTCCTCCGGTCGGGCTGCCCTGCGGGGTGGCATCGCAGCAGTGGGAACTCCTGCTGCTGTCCTTTGGGTCCGCCAGAGAGGCCAGGACAGTCCATCTTCGCGGGCAGGAATGCCACAGAGCGAGCCAGTCTGTCCCCCTGCACGTTCTCGCCCCCTTCGCGTTCGGAAGCCCCTGGACCGAGCTCAGAGACCTGCGGAGCGGCGGGCGTGGGGGTAG